A section of the Gammaproteobacteria bacterium CG11_big_fil_rev_8_21_14_0_20_46_22 genome encodes:
- a CDS encoding group 1 truncated hemoglobin — translation MNASLYERLGGEAGVNAAVDSFYRKVLSDDRVSHFFDDVDMDKQIVKQKGFLTMVFGGPNHYTGKDMREGHKHLLKRGLNDSHVDVIIELLGKTLSELGANEDDIKEVAAIANSVRDDVLDR, via the coding sequence ATGAATGCATCACTTTATGAACGATTAGGTGGCGAGGCTGGTGTTAACGCAGCAGTTGATAGCTTTTACCGTAAAGTTTTGAGCGATGATCGCGTGAGTCATTTTTTTGACGATGTTGATATGGATAAGCAAATTGTTAAACAAAAAGGCTTCTTAACGATGGTATTTGGTGGCCCAAACCATTATACCGGCAAAGATATGCGCGAAGGCCACAAGCACCTATTAAAACGCGGATTAAATGATAGCCACGTGGATGTCATTATCGAACTTTTAGGTAAAACCTTAAGTGAGCTCGGCGCAAACGAGGACGATATTAAAGAAGTGGCTGCTATTGCTAATAGTGTACGCGATGATGTTTTGGATCGGTAG
- a CDS encoding TIGR01777 family protein: MNILICGASGFVGQALVKTLKDEHTLTLLGRNINKLKKTFGDDQPCMSWNDLSCETLKTFDTVINLAGENIGDKRWSSARKKAILQSRVSTTQQLATLCASLGEHSPRLLNTSAIGIYGLSSDTVFNEHSTLPNPPRDFLSEVGQTWEAALKPAIKARVNVVIMRFAVVLSPEGGAMKKLLPSFKLGFGAVLGSGQQAFSWIALEDLTRAISFLLNHPEQRGVFNLVADDVVTQKQFAQTLAGALHRPCFMHMPASVVKGLFGQMGEELLLQGQRVKNTRLASTGFNFKYPTLNEAFEDFFNQ; the protein is encoded by the coding sequence ATGAATATACTCATTTGTGGTGCTAGCGGTTTTGTCGGACAAGCGCTGGTTAAAACCCTCAAAGATGAACACACGCTCACACTGCTTGGGCGCAACATAAATAAACTCAAGAAAACGTTTGGCGACGACCAGCCCTGCATGAGCTGGAATGACTTAAGCTGTGAAACATTAAAAACCTTTGACACGGTGATTAACTTAGCCGGTGAAAATATCGGCGACAAACGTTGGTCTAGTGCGCGCAAAAAGGCGATTCTTCAAAGTCGTGTATCCACCACACAACAACTCGCCACATTGTGCGCAAGTTTGGGCGAGCATAGTCCTAGGCTTTTAAACACCAGTGCGATTGGTATTTATGGTTTATCCTCAGACACCGTATTTAATGAACACTCAACCTTGCCAAACCCGCCGCGCGATTTTTTAAGTGAAGTAGGCCAAACCTGGGAAGCTGCACTTAAGCCCGCCATTAAAGCCCGTGTCAATGTGGTGATTATGCGCTTTGCTGTCGTGTTATCACCTGAAGGAGGTGCGATGAAAAAGCTTTTACCGAGCTTTAAGCTAGGTTTTGGCGCGGTTTTAGGCAGCGGCCAACAAGCCTTTAGCTGGATTGCTCTGGAAGATTTAACACGTGCGATCAGTTTTTTGTTGAATCACCCGGAACAACGCGGTGTGTTTAATTTGGTGGCTGACGATGTGGTCACACAAAAACAATTTGCACAGACCTTAGCAGGCGCACTGCATCGACCATGTTTCATGCACATGCCTGCAAGCGTAGTGAAAGGTTTATTTGGGCAAATGGGCGAGGAGCTTTTACTGCAAGGCCAGCGCGTGAAAAACACACGGCTTGCCAGCACAGGTTTTAACTTCAAGTACCCTACGCTAAACGAAGCATTCGAGGATTTTTTTAATCAATGA
- a CDS encoding amino acid transporter, with protein sequence MVDYFYGWLMILFASLLGSMIPGISFALVLRNTLRSSRMTGVWTAFGLALGMSIYALIVLLGLAVLILHNPILANIIRFGGAIYLAYIGIQCLLAKHERRDAENGLPASKMIKHHAAFRMGFLTNMLNPKVILFFLALFTQFIYPGMPLVVQSIYGATVVLVEFFWFSFVAILLTHPQLNRYFQSVSCWIERCSGVILLLISLRLVVMHAL encoded by the coding sequence ATGGTGGATTACTTTTATGGTTGGCTAATGATTTTGTTTGCAAGCCTTTTGGGATCGATGATTCCCGGTATCAGTTTTGCTTTGGTGCTGAGAAACACACTGCGTTCTTCCCGTATGACCGGAGTATGGACAGCCTTTGGGTTAGCACTCGGTATGTCAATCTATGCTTTAATTGTCTTGCTCGGTTTGGCAGTGTTGATTTTGCATAATCCCATCTTGGCGAACATTATCCGTTTTGGCGGCGCCATATATCTGGCGTATATTGGCATACAGTGCTTGTTGGCAAAGCATGAACGACGTGATGCAGAAAATGGCTTACCAGCAAGCAAAATGATTAAGCATCATGCTGCTTTTCGCATGGGGTTTTTAACGAATATGTTAAACCCGAAAGTCATATTGTTTTTTTTGGCGTTGTTTACCCAGTTCATTTACCCAGGTATGCCGCTGGTAGTTCAATCCATCTATGGTGCGACTGTCGTTTTAGTGGAATTTTTTTGGTTTTCGTTTGTGGCTATTTTATTAACCCATCCTCAATTAAACCGCTATTTTCAGTCTGTTTCCTGCTGGATTGAGCGTTGTTCGGGTGTAATATTGTTACTGATTAGCTTACGATTGGTGGTTATGCACGCTCTTTGA
- a CDS encoding ferredoxin: MLRITFQDECYENHTDETVLDCLKRHQVDYPCGCQSGICQSCLAQLTDGEMDSSWQKGLKETLLAKNYFLACLAKPKEDISLALPGLDDITRPAQIKKIQYLNKNVICLALLVSETTLWTPGQYLNLINFEGCRRSYSIANVPEEDGYIALHIKLMPNGVMSAWLKNTAHPGCNVCLQGPMGDCFYTNPSKESFPMVLAGTGTGLAPLLAIVRDALRQQHKGQITLIHGGVCAEDLYLDEKLKQLAKQHKQLAYKSCVLNGDGIHQESTIDKVVLNTLKNNPRAKVYVCGPEATTKKLKTTAFLAGVPSALIYSDAFLDNSYAKP; encoded by the coding sequence ATGCTTCGCATTACGTTCCAAGATGAGTGCTATGAAAATCACACCGATGAAACGGTGCTTGATTGCCTAAAAAGACATCAGGTGGATTACCCTTGTGGTTGTCAGTCTGGTATTTGCCAATCTTGCTTGGCGCAATTAACAGACGGCGAAATGGATTCATCTTGGCAAAAGGGGCTTAAAGAAACGCTGCTTGCAAAAAACTATTTTTTAGCTTGCCTGGCAAAACCTAAAGAGGATATTTCATTGGCGTTACCTGGGCTTGATGATATTACACGTCCAGCACAGATCAAAAAAATCCAATATCTCAATAAAAACGTGATTTGCCTGGCGTTACTTGTCAGTGAAACCACACTGTGGACACCCGGGCAATATCTCAACTTGATTAATTTTGAGGGCTGTCGGCGTAGTTACTCCATAGCTAACGTGCCAGAAGAAGATGGGTATATCGCTTTGCACATTAAACTTATGCCCAATGGCGTCATGAGTGCTTGGCTAAAAAACACCGCTCATCCTGGGTGCAACGTTTGTTTGCAAGGCCCCATGGGCGATTGTTTTTACACAAACCCTAGCAAAGAAAGTTTCCCTATGGTTTTAGCTGGCACAGGAACCGGCTTGGCGCCATTACTGGCTATTGTGCGAGATGCATTGCGCCAGCAGCATAAAGGTCAAATAACCCTGATTCACGGGGGTGTTTGCGCAGAAGATTTATATCTTGATGAAAAGCTAAAGCAGCTCGCCAAACAACACAAACAACTGGCTTATAAAAGTTGTGTGCTTAACGGCGACGGCATCCATCAAGAAAGTACTATTGATAAGGTAGTGTTAAATACGTTAAAAAATAATCCACGAGCAAAAGTGTATGTTTGTGGCCCAGAGGCAACCACTAAAAAACTCAAAACAACCGCATTTTTAGCCGGCGTGCCCTCCGCATTAATTTATAGCGATGCTTTTTTAGATAACAGCTACGCCAAACCATAG
- the cyoC gene encoding cytochrome o ubiquinol oxidase subunit III codes for MSTAAVHHHDHQHETDSKVYFGFWVYILSDCILFASLFACYAVLQHNTFGGVGIRQIASLPYVLVSTFLLLTSSLTCGLGFLALHNRSRTALMTWLGVTFILGLCFLLMEWHEFSYLVHTGNSWQRSAFLSAFFTLVGGHGAHVFFGLIWLVVLFIQLGMKGITPIMKRRVVCFSLFWHFLDIVWIFIFTIVYLMGAVS; via the coding sequence ATGAGTACTGCAGCGGTTCATCATCACGACCACCAGCATGAAACGGATTCAAAAGTCTATTTTGGCTTTTGGGTCTATATCTTAAGCGACTGCATCTTGTTTGCTTCGCTATTCGCATGCTACGCGGTACTTCAACACAACACCTTCGGTGGCGTGGGCATTCGTCAAATCGCGAGTTTACCTTACGTTTTGGTTTCAACGTTTTTGCTCCTAACCAGTAGCTTGACCTGCGGCCTTGGCTTTTTGGCTCTGCATAATCGCAGCCGAACCGCCTTAATGACCTGGCTCGGTGTGACATTCATCTTGGGCTTGTGCTTCTTGCTCATGGAGTGGCACGAGTTTTCTTACCTTGTGCACACCGGCAATAGCTGGCAGCGCAGTGCGTTCTTGTCCGCTTTCTTTACGCTAGTCGGTGGCCACGGTGCTCACGTGTTCTTCGGCTTGATTTGGTTGGTCGTGCTCTTTATTCAGCTCGGCATGAAAGGTATTACGCCCATCATGAAGCGCCGCGTGGTGTGCTTTAGCTTGTTCTGGCACTTTTTGGATATCGTGTGGATCTTTATCTTCACCATCGTTTACTTAATGGGGGCAGTATCATGA
- the cyoA gene encoding ubiquinol oxidase subunit II, which translates to MKKLRSLLYIGCAAGLSLLLSACHAVVLQPKGWVATQEKELLIEAVWLMLIVVVPVILLTIWIGYRYRRSNEKAKYTPNWSHSNLLEFIWWLIPCIIIVILGTMTWIYTHRLDPYKELSPSVTQNKKPIQIQVVALRWRFLFIYPKEHIATVNQVIFPAHTPVDFVITADAPMNSFQIPALGGQIYAMNGMQTKLHLIASEEGKYRGGSVSFSGDGFSGMRFFAYATTPAKFQAWVNKVRRSAKHLTWNAYNMDLVPASHDTGVIHYGTVSNGLYKQIIQKFMTPNRHNVDTSELGVHL; encoded by the coding sequence GTGAAAAAACTACGTTCCTTACTATATATTGGTTGCGCAGCAGGGTTGAGCTTACTACTCAGCGCTTGTCACGCAGTGGTCCTTCAACCTAAAGGCTGGGTAGCCACTCAAGAAAAAGAATTGCTGATCGAAGCGGTTTGGCTGATGCTGATTGTGGTCGTGCCAGTGATCCTTTTAACCATTTGGATTGGTTACCGCTACCGTCGTAGCAACGAAAAAGCCAAATACACACCAAACTGGTCGCACAGTAATCTATTGGAATTTATTTGGTGGCTAATTCCTTGCATTATTATCGTCATTCTCGGCACGATGACCTGGATTTACACACACCGACTAGACCCTTACAAAGAACTCTCTCCAAGCGTTACGCAAAACAAAAAACCGATTCAAATTCAAGTCGTGGCTTTACGCTGGCGCTTTTTGTTCATTTATCCTAAAGAGCACATTGCCACGGTTAACCAGGTGATTTTCCCTGCGCACACGCCCGTGGACTTTGTGATCACTGCTGATGCACCGATGAACTCATTCCAAATTCCTGCTTTGGGCGGCCAGATTTACGCGATGAACGGCATGCAAACCAAGCTTCATTTAATTGCGAGCGAAGAGGGCAAGTACCGCGGTGGTTCTGTCAGCTTTAGTGGCGACGGCTTCTCTGGTATGCGCTTCTTTGCTTACGCGACGACGCCGGCAAAATTCCAAGCCTGGGTTAATAAAGTTCGTCGTTCAGCAAAACACTTGACGTGGAACGCTTACAATATGGACTTAGTTCCAGCCAGCCACGACACCGGCGTGATTCACTACGGTACAGTTTCAAACGGTTTATACAAACAAATCATTCAAAAGTTCATGACGCCAAATCGACATAATGTCGACACTAGCGAACTTGGCGTGCATTTATAA
- the cyoB gene encoding cytochrome o ubiquinol oxidase subunit I — MKESWLFGRLTLSAIPYNVPILVVTFIVVAIIGLAVLGTITYYRKWGYLWRECVTTTDHKKIGIMYMIAAGIMFLRGFSDAIMMRLQQAIAFGPHHGYLPPEHYDQIFTAHGVIMIFFMAMALVFGIINLVVPLQIGARDVAYPFLNSLSFWLYVVSAGLVMMSLFIGNFARTGWLAYPPLSELAYSPGVGVDYYLWALSISGVGTLLGAINILVTIVKMRCPGMTLMKMPIFTWSVLCAMILTVISFPILNITLFLLFLDRFAGMHFFTSAFGGNAMLYINMIWAWGHPEVYILVLPAFGIYSEIVATFCRKTIFGYSAMVYATMAIALLAFIVWLHHFFTMGAGANVNAFFGIATMIISIPTGVKIFNWLFTMYRGRIYFATPMMWTIAFLITFTIGGMTGVLMAVPPVDFQVHNSLFLIAHFHNTIIGGVVFGLFAGYTYWFPKAFGFKLNERLGKYAFWFWVIGFYVAFMPLYALGMMGMTRRLEHYPASTGWHPYLVVACIGAFLILTGIIFQIIQLFYSIKHRAENPAGNDPWDARTLEWSIPSPPPHYNFAITPVVDARDPFWKAKEHPQASEKPQYEDIHMPKSTSMGFWIAMFAGVFGFAMVWNIIWLCFASAIITLACIIIRAFDFNTDYYVKASEVAETEAKLAGGAK, encoded by the coding sequence ATGAAAGAAAGTTGGTTATTCGGACGACTCACATTAAGCGCGATTCCTTACAATGTGCCTATTTTGGTCGTGACATTCATCGTTGTGGCTATCATTGGCCTGGCTGTGTTGGGCACGATTACTTACTATCGTAAGTGGGGATATTTATGGCGTGAATGTGTCACGACAACAGACCACAAGAAAATCGGGATCATGTATATGATCGCTGCAGGCATTATGTTCCTACGTGGTTTCTCGGATGCGATCATGATGCGTCTTCAACAGGCGATTGCGTTTGGTCCTCACCACGGCTACTTGCCGCCGGAACACTACGACCAAATCTTTACCGCACACGGTGTGATCATGATTTTCTTCATGGCCATGGCTTTGGTGTTCGGTATTATCAACTTGGTGGTGCCTTTGCAAATCGGTGCGCGCGACGTGGCGTATCCTTTCCTAAACTCATTGAGTTTCTGGTTGTACGTGGTCAGCGCCGGCCTTGTCATGATGTCCCTTTTTATCGGTAACTTTGCCCGCACAGGTTGGTTGGCCTATCCGCCGCTGTCTGAGCTCGCGTATAGTCCGGGGGTTGGTGTCGACTATTACCTTTGGGCGCTGTCCATTTCGGGTGTCGGTACCTTGTTGGGCGCGATCAACATTCTGGTCACGATTGTTAAAATGCGCTGCCCAGGCATGACCTTAATGAAAATGCCTATTTTTACCTGGTCTGTACTTTGCGCGATGATCTTAACGGTCATTTCGTTCCCGATTCTAAACATCACGTTATTCTTATTGTTCTTAGATCGCTTCGCCGGCATGCATTTTTTCACGTCTGCCTTTGGCGGTAACGCGATGCTTTATATCAATATGATTTGGGCATGGGGTCACCCAGAAGTGTATATCTTGGTGTTGCCAGCCTTTGGCATTTACTCTGAAATCGTGGCAACTTTCTGCCGCAAAACGATTTTCGGTTACTCTGCAATGGTTTACGCGACGATGGCTATTGCCTTGTTGGCGTTCATCGTGTGGCTACATCACTTCTTCACTATGGGTGCCGGTGCAAACGTTAACGCCTTCTTTGGTATTGCGACCATGATTATTTCCATCCCAACGGGTGTGAAAATTTTCAACTGGTTGTTTACGATGTACCGCGGCCGAATTTATTTCGCCACACCAATGATGTGGACCATCGCCTTTTTGATCACTTTTACGATTGGCGGTATGACAGGCGTACTTATGGCTGTGCCACCGGTCGATTTCCAAGTGCATAACAGCTTGTTCTTGATTGCTCACTTCCATAACACCATCATCGGTGGCGTGGTGTTTGGTTTGTTTGCCGGTTACACTTACTGGTTTCCAAAAGCGTTTGGCTTCAAGCTCAATGAGCGCTTGGGTAAATACGCGTTTTGGTTTTGGGTCATTGGTTTCTACGTTGCCTTTATGCCGTTGTATGCCTTGGGCATGATGGGTATGACGCGCCGTTTGGAACATTATCCTGCGTCTACAGGCTGGCACCCTTACTTAGTGGTGGCTTGTATCGGTGCATTCTTGATCTTAACAGGGATCATCTTCCAAATTATCCAATTGTTTTACAGCATCAAGCACCGTGCCGAAAACCCTGCGGGCAACGACCCTTGGGATGCGCGCACGCTGGAGTGGTCAATCCCATCACCACCGCCTCACTACAACTTTGCGATAACCCCTGTGGTTGATGCGCGTGATCCGTTCTGGAAAGCCAAAGAGCATCCTCAAGCGAGTGAAAAACCGCAGTATGAAGATATCCATATGCCAAAAAGCACGAGCATGGGCTTTTGGATTGCGATGTTTGCCGGTGTGTTTGGCTTTGCCATGGTATGGAATATCATCTGGTTATGCTTTGCCTCTGCCATCATTACTTTGGCATGCATCATCATTCGCGCCTTTGATTTCAACACGGATTACTACGTGAAAGCCTCTGAGGTGGCTGAAACAGAAGCGAAACTGGCAGGAGGAGCAAAATAA
- a CDS encoding BadM/Rrf2 family transcriptional regulator, with protein MQLTQFTDYALRTLIYIATKQEVCTITEIAESYQISRHHLVKVVHKLGQLGYLKTIRGKSGGLELSKTPREINLGELIQKTEPNFRLVECIDNPQGTCCIIPVCKLKKVLEQAKAQFLDNLAQYTLADVTKNQSKLADKLKIIKRRS; from the coding sequence ATGCAATTAACTCAGTTTACAGATTACGCATTACGTACATTAATCTATATCGCAACCAAACAAGAGGTCTGTACCATCACGGAAATTGCCGAAAGCTACCAAATTTCCAGGCATCATTTGGTCAAGGTCGTCCATAAATTAGGGCAATTAGGCTATTTAAAAACTATTCGTGGCAAAAGTGGTGGGCTTGAGCTTAGCAAAACCCCAAGGGAGATTAACTTGGGTGAACTCATTCAAAAAACCGAGCCCAACTTTCGCTTGGTTGAGTGCATTGATAATCCCCAGGGGACATGCTGCATTATTCCTGTTTGCAAACTAAAAAAAGTATTAGAACAGGCCAAGGCACAGTTTTTGGATAATTTGGCACAGTACACATTAGCTGACGTAACGAAAAATCAAAGCAAGCTTGCTGATAAATTAAAAATAATCAAACGGCGCTCTTAG
- a CDS encoding protoheme IX farnesyltransferase codes for MRSLSVIKPGIIVGNIITLCGGYFLGSRHPFHYGSLFIAMLGMALVIASGCTLNNIIDRDIDSVMERTKKRVLVTGALSIQRAWVYTVAFAALGFLVLYFGTNGLTTLASLVGLVVYIGTYTLWSKRKSIHSTLIGGVAGAMPPVVGYCAATNQLDSGALIAFLVLLVWQIPHFYAIAIFRLGDFSKAELPVMPLKRGVKATKRSILSYIGLFTFVALLPTFLGYTGFPYLIIALLVCLAWFVIALKGFKAQEPEAERAWARKVFFFSIIVITVLSFAMAIK; via the coding sequence GTGCGATCGCTGTCGGTCATCAAACCCGGCATCATCGTCGGCAATATCATTACGCTCTGCGGTGGCTACTTCTTAGGAAGTCGCCACCCTTTTCATTATGGCTCACTGTTTATTGCCATGCTCGGCATGGCCTTGGTGATTGCCTCAGGTTGTACGCTCAATAATATTATCGATCGCGATATTGACAGTGTGATGGAGCGCACCAAAAAACGGGTGTTAGTCACAGGGGCTTTGTCGATTCAACGAGCGTGGGTTTACACCGTCGCTTTTGCTGCCTTGGGCTTTTTGGTGTTGTACTTCGGCACCAACGGTTTAACCACCTTGGCCTCGCTTGTAGGCTTAGTGGTTTACATTGGCACGTACACACTGTGGAGCAAGCGCAAGTCGATCCACAGCACGCTAATTGGCGGTGTAGCCGGCGCAATGCCGCCTGTGGTGGGTTATTGCGCGGCAACCAATCAACTCGATAGTGGTGCGCTGATTGCCTTCTTGGTGCTGCTGGTTTGGCAAATCCCGCACTTTTACGCGATCGCCATTTTTCGCCTGGGGGATTTCTCTAAAGCTGAGCTTCCGGTCATGCCGCTTAAGCGCGGCGTCAAAGCCACCAAGCGTAGCATTTTAAGCTACATCGGCCTGTTTACCTTCGTCGCCTTGTTGCCGACGTTTCTAGGTTACACAGGGTTTCCTTATTTAATTATCGCACTTTTAGTGTGTTTGGCGTGGTTTGTGATCGCACTCAAAGGCTTTAAGGCGCAGGAACCGGAAGCTGAACGCGCTTGGGCGCGCAAAGTGTTTTTCTTTTCGATCATCGTGATCACCGTACTCAGTTTTGCCATGGCCATTAAATAA
- a CDS encoding fructokinase: MSHFIGIEAGGTKFVVAHGPDGLHLSDRHVIATTTPDETMAQVLDYISQIQREHTVSAIGAGVFGPLDPDPSSPHYGHITTTPKKAWQQFNFVGFLQEATGLPIGFDTDVNAAALGEHRWGAAQGLSDFVYITVGTGIGGGAMVNGKLLHGAMHTEMGHMLMPQDLAKDPFEGVCPFHHNCLEGLASGPAMMKRWHVESALDLPADHVAWALESDYLAAAAANYTFCLSPKRIIFGGGVMNHPGLIEKICPKTLQAIAGYVKNATVTEGINDYIVLPGLGDNAGIAGAIALAEGSLG; the protein is encoded by the coding sequence GTGTCGCATTTTATCGGCATTGAAGCCGGCGGCACCAAGTTTGTGGTGGCGCATGGGCCAGATGGCCTTCACCTTTCGGATCGTCATGTGATCGCCACCACAACCCCTGATGAAACCATGGCGCAGGTGCTCGATTACATTAGCCAAATTCAGCGTGAGCACACAGTCAGCGCCATCGGTGCTGGCGTCTTTGGCCCGCTCGATCCTGACCCCAGCTCGCCACACTATGGCCACATCACCACCACACCCAAAAAAGCCTGGCAACAGTTTAATTTTGTGGGTTTTTTGCAGGAAGCCACGGGGTTGCCGATTGGGTTTGATACGGATGTGAATGCCGCGGCTTTAGGGGAACACCGCTGGGGTGCAGCACAAGGTCTGAGTGATTTTGTTTACATCACTGTCGGCACGGGTATTGGTGGCGGTGCTATGGTCAATGGCAAGCTTTTACACGGCGCTATGCACACGGAAATGGGGCATATGCTGATGCCGCAGGACCTTGCAAAAGATCCTTTTGAAGGCGTGTGTCCTTTTCACCATAATTGTCTCGAAGGCTTGGCTTCGGGTCCCGCGATGATGAAACGTTGGCATGTTGAATCAGCGCTAGATTTACCAGCTGACCATGTTGCCTGGGCATTGGAATCCGATTATTTAGCCGCAGCTGCGGCAAACTACACCTTTTGTTTATCGCCTAAGCGTATTATTTTCGGAGGCGGGGTCATGAACCATCCAGGCCTGATTGAAAAAATTTGCCCTAAAACCCTACAGGCTATTGCGGGTTATGTGAAAAATGCTACGGTAACGGAAGGTATTAATGATTATATCGTGTTGCCAGGTTTAGGGGATAACGCAGGGATTGCAGGTGCGATTGCTTTGGCGGAGGGTAGCCTGGGTTGA
- the cyoD gene encoding cytochrome o ubiquinol oxidase subunit IV, producing MNDTQGIIVTKDKPGRKILLSYLLGFLICAVLSVISFLIVQHKLLSTGATYIALTVFVAAQMLTQIICFLRLNSRSEEGMWNLMSFVFTIVVIVILVVGTLWIMYNLNYNMVH from the coding sequence ATGAATGACACTCAAGGTATTATCGTCACAAAAGATAAACCCGGCCGTAAAATTTTACTGTCTTATTTATTGGGTTTTTTGATTTGCGCTGTACTTTCAGTCATCTCATTTTTGATTGTTCAACATAAATTGTTGTCAACCGGTGCAACATACATTGCCTTGACAGTGTTTGTGGCGGCTCAAATGCTTACGCAAATTATTTGCTTTTTACGATTGAACTCGCGATCAGAAGAGGGCATGTGGAATTTGATGTCCTTTGTCTTTACGATTGTCGTGATTGTGATTTTAGTGGTCGGTACACTATGGATTATGTACAACCTTAACTACAACATGGTCCACTGA
- a CDS encoding mannose-6-phosphate isomerase, protein MLNETGKLYERPWGSYQTLALHSGFQVKILTINPGGRLSLQKHFKRSEHWIVVKGMPTLTINDTKKTYQVNEAVYIPIEALHRIENLSDTACQLVEVQIGDYLGEDDIERVEDVYGRR, encoded by the coding sequence ATGCTGAATGAAACAGGTAAACTCTACGAACGCCCCTGGGGCAGTTACCAAACACTGGCGCTGCACTCTGGCTTTCAGGTCAAAATCCTCACGATTAACCCAGGCGGTCGTTTATCATTACAAAAACATTTCAAACGTTCTGAACATTGGATCGTGGTTAAAGGCATGCCAACACTTACGATAAACGACACGAAAAAAACCTATCAAGTGAATGAAGCAGTCTATATTCCAATCGAAGCACTGCACCGCATTGAAAATTTAAGCGACACGGCTTGCCAGCTGGTGGAAGTGCAAATTGGCGATTATCTCGGCGAGGATGATATTGAACGTGTCGAGGATGTTTACGGTCGACGTTAA
- a CDS encoding histidine decarboxylase (catalyzes the formation of histamine from L-histidine) has translation MEIMRNKNTRLSDDAEQKLEKLHQELIQHSKTFSGYPCNLDYDYSSLFRFLSFSINNVGDPFAGSNYKVNTHAFEREVIAFFAGLLKGQDCRGYITSGGTEGNLFGLNLALKRFPNAVLYFSARTHYSIIKIAKLIRVEYREIPVQDHGEIDYDRLVEQLKHHADRPAIINVNIGTTMTGAIDNLDRIHEALLQANISDYHLHADAALSGMVLPFLDNPPPFNFEDGIDSIAISGHKFIGSPLPCGIALTRTPYIEESIPNIAYVRILDSTITGSRNGFTPLILWHAIQQQGKTGFSEQVKRCLDNAQYAVKKFNDAGVSAWKNDHSITVVIPRPSEAMIQHWQLATHGHMAHIVVMPHFSKPFIDEVVESLLGDLRGLINYLTGNICK, from the coding sequence ATGGAAATAATGAGGAACAAAAACACTAGGCTTAGCGATGATGCAGAGCAAAAACTTGAGAAATTACATCAAGAACTGATTCAACACAGTAAAACGTTTAGCGGTTACCCTTGTAATTTAGATTATGACTACTCATCTTTATTTCGTTTCCTAAGCTTTTCGATCAACAATGTTGGCGACCCCTTTGCCGGCAGTAATTACAAAGTGAACACACACGCATTTGAGCGCGAAGTGATTGCTTTTTTCGCCGGCCTACTTAAGGGCCAAGACTGTCGCGGTTATATCACCAGCGGTGGCACAGAAGGCAACTTATTTGGCCTAAACCTTGCCTTAAAACGCTTTCCGAATGCGGTCTTGTACTTTTCAGCCAGAACGCATTACAGCATTATTAAAATCGCGAAACTTATTCGCGTGGAGTACCGAGAGATCCCCGTGCAAGATCACGGCGAAATCGATTATGACCGCCTGGTAGAGCAACTCAAACACCATGCAGACCGCCCTGCCATTATCAATGTCAATATCGGCACCACAATGACGGGCGCTATCGACAACTTAGACCGCATTCACGAAGCTTTATTACAAGCCAACATCAGTGACTATCACTTGCACGCCGACGCAGCACTCAGCGGCATGGTTTTACCTTTCTTAGACAACCCGCCACCGTTTAATTTTGAAGATGGCATTGACAGTATTGCTATTAGCGGACATAAGTTTATTGGTTCGCCCCTGCCTTGTGGTATTGCGCTAACGCGCACTCCTTATATTGAAGAGTCGATCCCGAACATTGCTTATGTGCGCATTCTAGACAGCACCATCACCGGTTCTCGTAATGGTTTTACACCGTTGATTCTTTGGCACGCCATTCAACAACAAGGTAAGACGGGTTTCTCTGAACAAGTGAAGCGATGCCTTGATAATGCCCAGTATGCAGTGAAGAAATTCAACGATGCCGGTGTGTCAGCTTGGAAAAACGATCATTCGATCACGGTGGTCATTCCTCGCCCCTCTGAAGCCATGATCCAGCACTGGCAGTTAGCAACACATGGGCACATGGCGCATATTGTGGTGATGCCACACTTTAGCAAACCGTTTATTGATGAGGTGGTGGAGAGTTTATTGGGGGATTTGCGGGGGTTAATTAATTATTTAACTGGGAATATTTGTAAATAA